A genomic window from Actinomycetaceae bacterium MB13-C1-2 includes:
- a CDS encoding ATP-dependent DNA helicase UvrD2, whose translation MALSPSADDRQAADRLLGALDAQQQQVAMRVTGPLCVRAGAGTGKTRAITYRIAYGAAMGAVDPSTVLAVTFTTKAAAEMGSRLRELGAGRATARTFHSAALAQLRHFWPVAYGGQMPGVASHKASLVAAAAQRVGISADKALVRDLSAEIEWSKVSIVDASRYAQRAMADGRTPPGGLEAEMVAKIIDAYEQGKDERGVIDFEDILSLTTAMLARSDDIARSVRSRYRSFVVDEYQDVSPIQHRLLELWLGDRKDICVVGDVAQTIYSFTGASSRYLETFPQWMSGAQVVELVRDYRSTPQIVAVANQVVGSARGMDGRSRVGGLKGSVRLVAGQPTGPAVRFNVYDSDEEEAAGITRRIREVQAAGTRLSEIAILYRTNAQSRLFEEALGAEGINYQVHGGARFFDREEVRRAVMLLRQQARVSALAEDTGLKGEPSLLEQVEEVVSTLGWSPQPPTGEGAVRERWSNLDALVQMARSRRDLSLAAFFVELQERAENKAAPQIEGVTLSSLHAAKGLEWEAVFLGGCSEGLIPISLATTPEAIEEERRLLYVGITRAKRELQISWSRSKGGGGRNVRKVSRFLGPLWPAGDPSNKTRRLAGGQRRKTEEQEFQDESDQATLELYEQLRQWRKDTADAMGRPAYTVLPNTTLRDIATARPKTMRQLGVLRGIGDVKLTQFGAEILKTVREIASDN comes from the coding sequence ATGGCTCTCTCACCTTCTGCTGATGACAGGCAAGCAGCTGACAGACTGCTCGGTGCCCTGGACGCTCAGCAGCAACAGGTAGCGATGCGGGTTACAGGTCCGCTTTGTGTTAGAGCTGGCGCTGGGACAGGCAAAACCCGTGCAATCACGTATCGAATTGCCTATGGGGCTGCGATGGGTGCCGTCGATCCCTCTACTGTCCTAGCCGTCACCTTTACCACCAAGGCGGCTGCCGAGATGGGATCTAGGCTCAGAGAGCTCGGTGCGGGTCGGGCTACTGCCCGGACGTTTCACTCGGCTGCACTCGCTCAGCTGAGACATTTTTGGCCGGTCGCTTATGGAGGTCAGATGCCGGGTGTAGCTTCGCACAAGGCGTCACTGGTCGCGGCCGCAGCGCAGAGGGTTGGAATTTCTGCTGATAAGGCTTTGGTAAGGGATTTGTCTGCGGAGATTGAGTGGTCGAAGGTCTCGATTGTCGATGCCTCCCGCTACGCACAAAGAGCTATGGCTGACGGGCGAACCCCTCCCGGCGGTCTCGAGGCGGAGATGGTCGCGAAGATAATCGACGCATACGAACAGGGCAAGGACGAACGAGGGGTCATAGATTTCGAGGATATTTTGTCACTGACGACAGCAATGCTTGCTCGTAGTGACGATATCGCCCGTTCAGTCCGTTCTCGCTATCGCAGCTTTGTAGTGGATGAGTATCAGGATGTCTCACCGATTCAGCATCGACTGCTTGAACTGTGGCTGGGTGATCGCAAAGACATCTGTGTTGTCGGTGACGTCGCTCAGACCATTTACTCTTTTACCGGCGCGAGTTCTCGATATCTAGAGACCTTTCCACAATGGATGAGCGGAGCTCAGGTGGTTGAACTGGTTCGGGACTATCGTTCCACCCCTCAGATTGTCGCTGTGGCTAATCAGGTAGTCGGAAGTGCTAGAGGAATGGATGGTCGATCACGCGTAGGTGGACTTAAGGGATCGGTTCGACTTGTTGCCGGACAGCCAACAGGTCCGGCCGTTCGATTCAACGTGTATGACAGTGATGAAGAAGAAGCGGCGGGAATAACTAGGCGAATCCGCGAGGTTCAGGCGGCAGGTACCCGCCTGTCAGAGATAGCAATCCTCTACCGGACAAACGCTCAGTCCAGGTTGTTTGAAGAGGCGTTGGGCGCCGAGGGAATCAATTATCAAGTCCACGGTGGCGCGCGGTTCTTTGACCGTGAAGAAGTGCGTCGGGCCGTGATGCTTCTACGCCAACAGGCTAGGGTTTCCGCTCTGGCAGAGGACACTGGGCTCAAGGGAGAGCCGAGCCTACTCGAACAGGTTGAAGAGGTTGTTTCCACTCTCGGTTGGTCTCCTCAGCCGCCCACCGGTGAAGGAGCAGTGCGCGAAAGATGGAGCAACCTTGATGCGCTGGTTCAGATGGCTCGTTCGAGAAGGGATTTGTCGCTCGCGGCCTTCTTTGTCGAGCTTCAAGAAAGGGCCGAAAATAAGGCCGCTCCGCAGATTGAAGGAGTCACTCTGAGTAGCTTGCACGCAGCAAAGGGCCTCGAATGGGAGGCGGTTTTTCTGGGTGGATGCTCCGAGGGATTGATACCGATCTCGCTTGCGACAACACCAGAGGCGATTGAAGAAGAACGCCGTCTACTGTATGTCGGAATTACTCGGGCGAAGCGAGAACTGCAGATTTCATGGTCTAGGTCCAAGGGAGGGGGCGGTCGTAATGTTCGAAAGGTTAGTAGATTCTTGGGGCCCCTGTGGCCTGCTGGTGATCCCTCGAACAAGACAAGACGACTGGCGGGCGGGCAGCGTCGTAAAACTGAAGAACAAGAGTTCCAAGACGAATCCGATCAGGCCACTTTGGAACTGTACGAGCAGTTGCGTCAGTGGCGAAAGGACACCGCAGACGCGATGGGACGCCCAGCCTATACGGTGCTTCCAAACACGACTCTGCGTGACATCGCGACGGCAAGGCCAAAGACGATGAGACAGCTTGGTGTCCTAAGGGGCATAGGCGATGTGAAGCTAACCCAGTTCGGTGCAGAGATCCTAAAGACGGTCCGTGAGATCGCCTCAGACAACTAA
- the rph gene encoding ribonuclease PH, whose product MSENQVSTTRADGRSADQIRPVKITRKWTNTGEGSVLVEFGDTRVLCIASFSEGVPRWRKDSGEGWVTAEYAMLPRATSERSPRESVRGKIGGRTHEISRLIGRSLRGVVNTKALGENTITVDCDVLQADGGTRTASITGAWVALYDAIEWAIQKRILKVADPRRVLTDNVAAISVGIVRGNPVLDLPYVEDVAAETDMNVVGIGSGDLIEVQGTAEGAPFSRNELDQLLDLAQAGIRQLIDLQNEAIAR is encoded by the coding sequence ATGAGTGAAAACCAAGTATCGACAACCAGGGCCGACGGACGTTCGGCCGATCAAATCCGACCCGTAAAAATCACCAGAAAATGGACCAATACAGGTGAAGGCTCGGTCTTAGTTGAGTTCGGTGATACTCGCGTCCTCTGCATCGCCTCTTTCTCAGAAGGAGTTCCGCGCTGGCGGAAGGACTCTGGAGAAGGATGGGTTACCGCTGAGTATGCGATGCTGCCCCGCGCGACATCTGAGAGATCGCCGCGAGAATCAGTTCGTGGCAAGATCGGTGGGCGCACCCACGAGATTTCCCGCCTAATTGGTCGCTCGCTACGCGGAGTCGTGAATACGAAAGCACTCGGGGAAAACACCATCACCGTCGACTGCGATGTGCTCCAGGCAGACGGGGGAACCCGTACAGCCTCAATAACCGGGGCCTGGGTCGCCCTTTACGACGCAATCGAATGGGCGATCCAGAAGAGAATCCTCAAAGTTGCTGATCCACGAAGGGTACTCACCGACAACGTCGCCGCCATCTCCGTCGGCATCGTTCGAGGAAACCCCGTCCTCGACCTACCCTACGTTGAAGACGTTGCGGCCGAGACCGACATGAATGTCGTGGGGATTGGATCCGGGGACCTAATCGAGGTTCAGGGAACGGCAGAGGGCGCTCCGTTCTCACGAAACGAGCTAGACCAGCTACTCGACCTTGCCCAGGCAGGCATCAGGCAGCTAATCGACCTACAGAACGAGGCGATTGCCAGGTGA
- the rdgB gene encoding RdgB/HAM1 family non-canonical purine NTP pyrophosphatase — MSRPRPLLVLASGNEHKVEEIRTILTPSLPGLDLSRIVSMAEFGVDSPVEDALTFEGNALLKARAVTAATGLPALADDSGLTVDAMGGAPGIFSARWSGGHGDDAGNLELLLAQVSDLKEEDRGAQFVCAAALALPDGKSVTTEGIMRGVLATQPRGKNGFGYDPAFIADGYRVTNAELSAEEKNQISHRAKAMRDMAPYIAKLFDQSH; from the coding sequence GTGAGCAGACCACGGCCCCTTTTGGTTCTAGCCAGCGGCAACGAGCATAAGGTCGAGGAGATACGCACCATTTTGACTCCCTCACTTCCCGGCCTCGATCTGAGTCGAATCGTGTCAATGGCGGAGTTTGGTGTTGATTCACCCGTCGAAGACGCGCTGACTTTCGAGGGGAATGCTCTGCTAAAGGCACGGGCAGTCACGGCGGCAACTGGGCTTCCCGCCCTTGCTGATGACTCCGGCCTCACTGTGGATGCCATGGGGGGCGCCCCGGGCATCTTCTCGGCGCGCTGGAGCGGGGGACACGGGGATGATGCAGGCAACCTCGAGTTGCTACTCGCCCAGGTTTCCGATCTGAAGGAAGAGGACAGGGGAGCACAGTTTGTCTGCGCTGCGGCCCTGGCGCTACCCGACGGAAAGTCGGTCACTACCGAGGGGATTATGCGCGGCGTTCTTGCCACGCAGCCCCGAGGAAAGAATGGTTTTGGATATGATCCAGCATTCATCGCGGACGGATACCGGGTGACAAACGCAGAGCTGAGTGCAGAGGAGAAAAACCAGATCTCTCACCGCGCAAAGGCAATGCGTGACATGGCTCCGTACATCGCAAAGCTATTCGATCAGTCGCACTAG
- a CDS encoding MBL fold metallo-hydrolase codes for MRLTVVGSTGSMSGPEGAASCYMVQADGVDANTGERRTWSLIMDLGPGAFGQLWKFLTPRDLDAVLISHGHADHMADIISLQVYLKWHPDGEIRGLPVYGPEETPTRIVQVEGYRTDFDEYEAFEFHPIQHGTQFEVGPMKISAFRGLHTVESYGFRIEGPAESGGSEIVTLAYTGDTDSCDAMEVMAKDVDLLLSECGFTDEVEVRGIHLSGTRAAQISKNAGAKTLVLTHIQPWTDISVPLTEAEKVLGSRPEVAEVGKTWSL; via the coding sequence ATGAGACTAACGGTCGTTGGGTCTACCGGATCGATGTCAGGGCCGGAGGGCGCGGCGTCCTGCTACATGGTCCAGGCAGACGGAGTAGATGCGAATACGGGTGAGAGACGGACCTGGTCATTGATTATGGACCTGGGCCCTGGCGCATTCGGACAACTATGGAAGTTTCTCACGCCACGCGATCTGGACGCGGTGTTGATCAGCCACGGGCACGCGGATCATATGGCCGACATTATTTCGCTCCAGGTGTATTTAAAGTGGCATCCTGACGGTGAAATTCGTGGACTGCCGGTTTACGGACCCGAAGAAACTCCAACGCGCATCGTGCAGGTCGAGGGCTATCGCACAGACTTTGATGAGTACGAGGCATTCGAGTTCCACCCGATTCAGCATGGAACGCAGTTTGAGGTTGGACCGATGAAGATATCCGCGTTCCGAGGCCTTCACACCGTCGAGTCCTATGGTTTCCGGATCGAAGGTCCTGCCGAGAGCGGAGGCAGCGAGATTGTGACCCTCGCCTACACGGGGGACACAGATAGTTGCGATGCGATGGAGGTAATGGCAAAAGACGTCGATCTATTGCTTTCGGAGTGCGGATTCACCGACGAAGTCGAGGTACGAGGAATCCATCTGAGCGGGACGCGCGCTGCTCAAATATCAAAGAACGCGGGGGCCAAGACCCTCGTCTTGACGCATATTCAGCCCTGGACCGATATCAGTGTTCCTTTGACTGAGGCGGAGAAAGTGCTGGGGAGTCGCCCCGAGGTTGCTGAGGTCGGGAAGACCTGGTCGCTTTAG
- the murI gene encoding glutamate racemase has product MNDAPIGIFDSGLGGLTVARAIIDYLPGEDIVYLGDTANTPYGPRSIAQIRDLTIAGLDTLVERGCKVLVIACNTGTAAALADARERYSVQMGIPVVEVISPAAREAALTTRNGRIGVIGTEATVASQSYPSALGAVPGVEVFQQACPEFVDFVEQGITTGPELESITKKYLSGLKTENVDTVILGCTHYPLLQGALARELGEGVNLVTSSEATAREVYLLLVEGDLLHSPRPSGTSNYRFLMTAPNNRFVSLARRFLGPEVGELELVTASSSEDQP; this is encoded by the coding sequence GTGAATGACGCGCCGATTGGCATCTTCGATTCCGGCCTCGGAGGCTTGACTGTGGCACGGGCGATCATCGACTATCTTCCCGGTGAGGATATCGTCTATCTGGGAGACACGGCGAATACCCCGTACGGTCCCAGGTCCATTGCACAAATTCGTGATCTGACCATTGCTGGCCTCGACACGCTGGTGGAACGAGGCTGCAAGGTACTGGTTATCGCTTGCAATACGGGAACTGCTGCGGCTCTGGCTGATGCCAGAGAGCGGTACTCGGTACAAATGGGAATTCCGGTGGTCGAGGTGATCTCTCCGGCGGCACGTGAGGCGGCACTGACGACTCGAAACGGACGTATTGGAGTGATTGGCACCGAAGCGACTGTGGCTTCGCAGTCCTACCCCTCAGCCCTCGGTGCGGTTCCAGGGGTAGAGGTATTTCAGCAGGCCTGTCCTGAGTTCGTTGACTTTGTTGAGCAGGGGATAACAACAGGGCCAGAACTTGAGAGCATCACCAAGAAATATCTGTCCGGACTTAAGACAGAGAACGTTGACACCGTGATCCTTGGATGCACGCACTATCCTCTGTTGCAAGGCGCCTTAGCTCGGGAACTGGGAGAGGGTGTCAACCTGGTGACGTCATCTGAGGCGACTGCCCGAGAGGTCTACCTGCTTCTCGTTGAAGGCGATCTGTTGCACAGCCCGCGCCCGAGCGGGACATCAAACTACCGGTTCTTGATGACCGCACCGAACAATCGGTTCGTTTCACTGGCGCGACGTTTCCTGGGTCCTGAGGTTGGCGAACTCGAATTGGTTACCGCAAGTAGCAGTGAGGATCAGCCATGA
- a CDS encoding nicotinate phosphoribosyltransferase codes for MPASQSTALLTDKYELTMLDATLASKVAGRHSVFELFGRKLPTARRFGVVAGVGRILEALQRFEFSDEQICWLDAQKFLSDDALNYLKDFRFSGDIYGYAEGECYFPGSPLLTVEGTFAECTVLETLLLSILNYDCAVASAASRMTIAAHGRPCIDMGARRTHERSAVSAARAAFIGGFVGTSDLEAGTRYGLPTVGTSAHSFTLVHDTEEEAFAAQVASLGPGTTLLVDTFDVHEGVVKAVEAARAAGGELGAVRIDSGDLVAHAFKVREQLDELGATSTKITVTSDLDEYAIAALGAAPVDSYGVGTRLVTGSGVPTASLVYKLVAREDANGTVAPVAKKSESKGTVGGLKVAGRLYDADGRASQEALLTGVGVEEAKERILDAGGRLLQVPLVLAGEITEELWAAPETLRAQEHHKSVRNELPYHAWRLSEGEPGIPTVYYDADSKLPTH; via the coding sequence ATGCCCGCATCACAGTCAACTGCACTCTTGACCGACAAGTACGAACTAACGATGTTGGACGCGACTCTGGCGTCCAAAGTGGCGGGGCGCCACTCAGTCTTTGAGCTATTCGGACGAAAGCTTCCCACTGCAAGACGTTTCGGTGTTGTTGCCGGAGTCGGGCGGATACTGGAAGCCCTGCAACGCTTTGAGTTCAGCGATGAACAGATTTGTTGGCTCGACGCTCAAAAATTCCTTTCCGACGACGCGCTGAACTACCTGAAAGATTTTAGGTTCTCAGGTGACATTTACGGCTATGCCGAGGGAGAGTGTTACTTCCCTGGATCGCCCCTACTCACGGTCGAGGGAACATTCGCGGAGTGCACCGTACTGGAAACACTGTTGCTCTCAATTCTCAACTATGACTGCGCGGTCGCATCAGCAGCGTCGCGAATGACAATCGCCGCGCATGGACGCCCCTGCATCGACATGGGAGCGAGACGCACACATGAACGATCCGCAGTCTCGGCAGCTCGCGCTGCGTTCATCGGAGGCTTTGTAGGTACTTCCGATCTGGAGGCTGGTACCCGATACGGTCTGCCCACGGTCGGCACTTCCGCGCACTCGTTTACCCTGGTTCATGACACAGAGGAAGAGGCCTTCGCAGCGCAGGTCGCAAGTCTAGGACCGGGCACAACGCTTCTGGTTGACACATTCGATGTGCACGAGGGAGTCGTCAAAGCCGTTGAAGCGGCCCGCGCGGCCGGCGGCGAACTAGGAGCGGTACGTATTGACTCCGGTGACCTGGTTGCTCACGCCTTCAAGGTTCGCGAGCAGTTGGATGAACTCGGTGCCACCTCCACGAAAATAACGGTTACTTCAGATTTGGATGAGTACGCGATCGCTGCACTAGGCGCCGCACCCGTGGACAGCTACGGAGTTGGGACCCGTCTGGTGACCGGCTCTGGAGTTCCGACGGCATCGCTTGTCTACAAGCTAGTTGCACGGGAGGACGCCAACGGAACCGTTGCGCCGGTAGCCAAGAAATCAGAGTCAAAGGGAACGGTCGGTGGCCTAAAGGTCGCTGGTCGACTCTATGACGCCGATGGACGGGCATCACAGGAAGCGCTACTAACCGGCGTTGGTGTTGAAGAGGCTAAAGAGAGAATTTTAGACGCCGGCGGTCGTCTGCTCCAGGTACCGCTGGTGCTAGCAGGAGAGATTACCGAAGAGCTTTGGGCCGCTCCTGAGACACTTCGGGCGCAGGAGCACCATAAGTCGGTTCGAAATGAACTCCCTTACCACGCATGGCGTCTTTCAGAGGGAGAACCCGGAATCCCAACCGTCTATTACGACGCAGACAGCAAGCTTCCGACTCACTAG
- a CDS encoding DUF3039 domain-containing protein, which translates to MSNASPAGGADVLELPKTKPVSNDGDQDRFSHYVRRDRANVSAVTGQAVVALCGKVWVPTRDAKKYPICPRCKALKDEIGKQGPNFPFAG; encoded by the coding sequence GTGAGTAACGCATCGCCGGCGGGTGGTGCCGATGTCCTAGAGCTTCCGAAGACGAAGCCCGTAAGCAACGATGGTGATCAGGACAGGTTTTCTCACTATGTGCGTCGAGACCGTGCCAATGTTTCGGCTGTGACTGGCCAGGCCGTTGTAGCTCTGTGTGGAAAAGTTTGGGTCCCTACTAGGGATGCGAAGAAGTACCCAATCTGTCCTCGTTGCAAGGCCCTGAAGGACGAGATTGGGAAGCAGGGTCCAAACTTCCCCTTTGCGGGCTAG
- the nagB gene encoding glucosamine-6-phosphate deaminase: MRVAVLPSSKEIAPLVADMYSELLAKKPDAVLGLATGSSPVPIYDELIRRHEAGKISFAEARAFLLDEYVGLPADHPEGYRNFIERVFAGRVNFAPNAVIGPDGQAEDVEAAAVEYQKQMETAGWVDLQILGIGTDGHIAFNEPGGSLTSPVHTQVLTRQTREDNARFFGGDINKVPSLALTQGLETIGHAKKIVLVAEGKQKAEAVAQMVEGGVSALWPATVLQFHNDVTIMVDEQAASGLRLIDHYRAVWDAQ, translated from the coding sequence TTGAGAGTCGCTGTCCTTCCTTCGAGCAAGGAAATCGCCCCCCTGGTTGCCGATATGTACTCGGAGCTACTGGCAAAGAAGCCGGATGCTGTCCTGGGATTGGCCACGGGATCATCCCCGGTTCCGATCTATGACGAACTGATTCGCAGGCACGAGGCAGGGAAGATTTCGTTTGCCGAGGCTCGCGCCTTTCTTTTGGACGAATATGTCGGCCTTCCGGCAGATCACCCAGAGGGCTACCGAAACTTTATTGAGCGAGTGTTTGCGGGCAGAGTGAACTTTGCGCCTAACGCTGTCATCGGACCGGATGGTCAAGCGGAAGATGTGGAGGCAGCCGCGGTCGAATATCAGAAGCAAATGGAGACCGCCGGTTGGGTCGATCTGCAGATCCTGGGCATCGGAACAGATGGCCATATCGCCTTCAATGAGCCGGGAGGTTCTCTAACGTCTCCGGTCCACACTCAGGTGCTGACGAGACAGACACGCGAGGACAATGCCCGCTTCTTTGGCGGAGATATCAACAAGGTGCCTTCTCTGGCGCTTACCCAGGGCCTCGAGACGATAGGCCACGCAAAGAAAATCGTTTTGGTGGCAGAGGGCAAGCAAAAGGCTGAGGCCGTCGCTCAGATGGTAGAGGGCGGGGTGTCGGCGCTCTGGCCAGCTACTGTGCTCCAGTTCCATAACGACGTCACCATCATGGTTGATGAGCAGGCGGCTAGTGGACTGAGGTTAATCGATCACTACCGCGCAGTTTGGGATGCGCAGTGA
- a CDS encoding HU family DNA-binding protein, protein MAINRNELVSSIAERSGLTKTQADAALTAFQSTIIDALAEGESVRLTGLMSIERVERAARTGRNPRTGEEIQIPGRYGVKLTPGLTLKNAVAK, encoded by the coding sequence ATGGCGATCAACCGCAACGAACTGGTTAGCTCAATTGCAGAGCGCTCGGGTCTGACCAAGACTCAGGCTGACGCAGCCCTGACTGCTTTCCAGTCCACAATCATTGACGCACTGGCTGAGGGCGAGTCAGTTCGCCTGACTGGCCTGATGTCGATCGAGCGCGTTGAGCGTGCGGCACGTACTGGCCGTAACCCTCGCACTGGCGAAGAGATCCAGATCCCCGGACGTTATGGCGTAAAGCTAACCCCGGGCCTGACCCTCAAGAACGCAGTCGCAAAGTAG
- a CDS encoding TM2 domain-containing protein translates to MSDNTNPFAPSNDEEIEVEVVEPDYEVPAQPPATDYSSYQPEEAQVFPPYGSAPNDALPTSDPTWTAYEYQPSDQGANTLPTDDQTAPPYGYQPSDPGAYTQPQEMPYPAGAYPPPNAGYQQGPYQGPGQPYVQTASGAYQPVAMWSPKSKLAAGLLGIFLGTFGVHNFYLGYTGKAVAQLLITLLSIGMLAWVSSIWGLIEGILVLASGTGTSWDLDANGYPMQPIGS, encoded by the coding sequence TTGTCAGATAACACGAACCCGTTTGCTCCGTCCAACGACGAAGAAATCGAGGTGGAGGTCGTCGAACCCGATTATGAGGTTCCCGCTCAGCCTCCCGCTACCGACTACTCCTCGTACCAACCCGAGGAAGCTCAGGTCTTTCCTCCGTACGGTAGTGCACCAAATGATGCGCTTCCCACGAGCGATCCCACATGGACCGCATACGAGTACCAGCCTTCAGACCAAGGCGCCAACACGCTACCCACAGACGATCAGACCGCTCCCCCATACGGCTATCAACCTTCAGATCCGGGCGCATACACACAACCACAGGAAATGCCATACCCCGCGGGCGCCTATCCGCCACCTAATGCGGGATATCAGCAGGGGCCGTACCAGGGACCGGGACAGCCCTACGTGCAGACTGCGAGCGGCGCCTACCAGCCAGTAGCGATGTGGAGTCCCAAGAGCAAGCTCGCAGCGGGCCTGCTCGGAATCTTCCTTGGGACCTTTGGTGTTCACAACTTCTATCTGGGTTACACCGGCAAAGCGGTAGCCCAGCTACTAATCACATTGCTTAGCATCGGAATGCTTGCTTGGGTCTCTTCAATCTGGGGGCTTATCGAAGGCATCCTCGTTCTTGCTTCCGGCACCGGCACCAGCTGGGACTTGGACGCTAACGGTTACCCGATGCAACCAATCGGCTCGTAG
- the gadC gene encoding putative glutamine/gamma-aminobutyrate antiporter GadC has protein sequence MSSTKAAPDQQQSAGTVQKSQGTIGLWGLIFLNITAIISLNNLPSEAEYGLSAVFYYLFAAVFFLVPVALVAAELATGWPKQGGVFRWVGEAFKGRFGFMAMFLAFVEVCVFLPTALTFGAVALANIDPNHKSAMSLANNKFFVMAIVLIVYWGALFVTLIGSKGVQKMAKWGGILGVFVPMGILIGFGAAYMIGGNKAEMKLGWDELIPDFSNFSNIVLAASVFLMFAGMEMNAVHIKQVKNSEKTYPKAIFLSAIIVVLIFVLGTLIIAWVVPHKDISLTTAILTTYFDIFEWAHVPWLGSVIAIMLAIGVLVNVTTWVAGPSTGMLAVAKAGYLPRWLQKTNKNGQPISILLIQSGLVSLLAILFVVLPSVQSAYQILNQLANILYLTVYMLMFAAAIYLRHSEPDVRRPFRLGKKGNGLMWFVAGLGFVASLIAFCFSFIPPDQINVGSPVLYVVILVALALLFYAIPNIIYSMKKPEWVAADEDFEPFDWQIKEQQAKEKATATTTSAPTTK, from the coding sequence GTGTCTTCTACCAAAGCCGCGCCCGACCAACAACAGTCGGCCGGTACTGTACAGAAGTCCCAGGGCACGATTGGGCTTTGGGGCCTGATATTTCTCAATATCACCGCAATCATCTCACTGAACAATCTTCCCTCGGAGGCCGAGTACGGTCTCTCGGCTGTCTTCTATTACTTGTTCGCGGCCGTATTCTTCCTAGTTCCAGTGGCTCTGGTAGCAGCCGAGCTGGCTACCGGATGGCCCAAACAGGGCGGAGTCTTCCGCTGGGTGGGCGAGGCGTTCAAGGGACGTTTTGGATTCATGGCGATGTTCTTGGCATTCGTCGAGGTCTGCGTGTTCCTTCCGACCGCCTTGACGTTCGGTGCCGTTGCTCTTGCGAACATTGACCCGAATCACAAGTCCGCAATGAGTCTTGCTAACAACAAGTTCTTCGTTATGGCGATCGTCCTGATCGTCTACTGGGGCGCGCTGTTCGTAACGCTGATCGGCTCTAAAGGCGTCCAGAAGATGGCAAAGTGGGGTGGAATCCTCGGTGTCTTTGTCCCCATGGGTATCCTGATTGGCTTTGGTGCTGCCTACATGATCGGTGGGAATAAGGCCGAGATGAAGCTGGGTTGGGATGAGCTGATTCCCGACTTCTCAAACTTCAGCAACATCGTTTTGGCGGCTTCTGTGTTCCTGATGTTCGCCGGTATGGAAATGAACGCGGTTCACATCAAACAGGTGAAGAACTCGGAGAAGACGTATCCGAAAGCGATCTTCCTTTCCGCGATTATTGTGGTGCTCATCTTCGTCCTTGGAACTTTGATCATCGCCTGGGTTGTCCCTCATAAGGACATAAGCCTCACGACCGCGATCCTTACCACGTACTTCGACATCTTTGAGTGGGCCCATGTTCCGTGGCTCGGATCCGTAATTGCCATCATGCTTGCAATCGGCGTGCTAGTAAACGTCACGACCTGGGTCGCAGGTCCATCAACCGGTATGTTGGCCGTGGCCAAGGCTGGTTATCTTCCTCGTTGGCTCCAAAAGACCAACAAGAACGGTCAGCCGATCAGTATTCTGCTGATCCAGTCTGGCCTTGTTTCTCTGCTGGCTATCTTGTTCGTTGTGTTGCCTTCCGTGCAGTCGGCATACCAGATTCTGAATCAGCTAGCGAACATTCTTTACCTAACCGTGTACATGTTGATGTTTGCCGCAGCGATCTACCTGCGTCACAGTGAACCGGATGTTCGACGTCCGTTCAGACTCGGTAAGAAGGGCAACGGGCTAATGTGGTTCGTCGCAGGTCTCGGGTTCGTGGCCTCGCTTATCGCGTTCTGCTTCAGCTTCATTCCGCCAGACCAAATCAATGTTGGAAGTCCGGTCCTTTACGTTGTCATCCTTGTCGCACTGGCGCTCTTGTTCTACGCGATCCCGAACATCATTTACTCGATGAAGAAGCCTGAATGGGTTGCTGCCGACGAGGACTTTGAGCCCTTTGACTGGCAGATTAAGGAGCAGCAAGCAAAGGAAAAGGCTACTGCCACCACCACTTCTGCGCCCACTACCAAGTAG